One window from the genome of Pandoraea fibrosis encodes:
- a CDS encoding FAD-binding oxidoreductase, with product MNSAPFLSACRDLLGRDHVLLERADTDAYLIDQRKRYTGHALAVLRPADAAQVASLVRLCVAHGVPMVPQGGNTGLAGGATPDRSGRQVVISLRRLDRIRQVDAENMTLTAEAGCLLANVQTAAAAAQRLFPLSLAAEGSCTIGGNLATNAGGTAVLRYGNARELCLGLEVVTPQGELWDGLRGLRKDNTGYDLRDLFIGAEGTLGLITAATLKLFAEPAARTTALAALDSPAKALALLNLAQRMAGPLLTGFELMSDFCLRLVAQVFPQQRYPFAHHYAQAVLLELSDSESEAHARDLLERLLSAAVEQGIARDAIVANSLAQSNALWHLRESIPLAQSATGLNIKHDIAVPVSQVPAFLDATDPIVQRVAPGARMVTFGHLGDGNLHYNVMAPEGVDPAAFLTQYQSTVSAAIHDSVHAHRGTISAEHGLGQLKRDTSAKYKSPVELALMRTLKNAFDPLGLMNPGKVLPD from the coding sequence ATGAATAGCGCCCCCTTTCTGAGCGCATGTCGCGACCTGCTGGGCCGCGATCATGTGCTGCTTGAGCGCGCCGACACCGACGCCTACCTCATCGACCAACGCAAGCGCTATACCGGACATGCGCTGGCCGTACTGCGCCCCGCCGATGCCGCGCAGGTCGCCTCACTCGTGCGTCTGTGTGTCGCGCACGGCGTGCCGATGGTGCCGCAAGGGGGCAATACCGGCCTCGCGGGTGGTGCAACGCCCGACCGGAGCGGGCGTCAGGTTGTCATCAGTCTGCGTCGTCTCGACCGTATCCGGCAGGTGGACGCCGAGAACATGACACTGACCGCCGAAGCCGGTTGCCTGCTGGCGAATGTGCAGACGGCGGCCGCGGCGGCGCAGCGGCTGTTCCCGCTGAGCCTTGCCGCAGAAGGCAGTTGCACCATCGGCGGCAATCTCGCGACGAACGCAGGCGGCACCGCGGTCCTGCGTTACGGCAATGCGCGCGAGTTGTGTCTCGGGCTGGAAGTCGTCACGCCGCAAGGCGAACTTTGGGATGGGTTGCGTGGACTGCGCAAGGACAACACCGGCTACGACCTTCGCGATCTGTTCATCGGTGCGGAAGGCACGCTCGGCCTCATCACCGCAGCAACGCTCAAACTCTTTGCAGAACCGGCCGCCCGCACGACAGCGCTCGCCGCGCTGGACAGCCCGGCAAAAGCACTCGCGCTGCTTAATCTGGCGCAACGCATGGCGGGCCCCCTGCTCACCGGCTTCGAGTTGATGTCGGACTTTTGCCTCCGGCTCGTGGCGCAAGTCTTCCCTCAGCAGCGCTACCCGTTCGCCCATCACTACGCCCAAGCCGTGCTGCTCGAACTCTCCGACAGCGAGAGCGAGGCCCATGCCCGCGATCTGCTGGAGCGCCTGCTCAGCGCCGCCGTCGAACAAGGCATCGCGCGCGACGCCATCGTCGCGAACAGCCTCGCGCAATCGAACGCGCTCTGGCATCTGCGGGAAAGCATTCCGCTCGCGCAATCGGCCACCGGACTCAACATCAAGCACGACATCGCTGTGCCGGTGTCGCAGGTGCCTGCGTTTCTCGACGCCACCGACCCCATTGTCCAACGCGTGGCGCCGGGCGCGCGCATGGTCACCTTCGGCCATCTGGGCGATGGGAATCTGCACTACAACGTAATGGCGCCCGAAGGCGTCGATCCCGCCGCATTCCTCACGCAATATCAGTCGACGGTGAGCGCCGCCATCCACGACAGCGTGCATGCGCATCGCGGCACCATCAGTGCAGAGCACGGCCTCGGCCAACTCAAGCGCGACACCTCGGCGAAGTACAAGTCGCCGGTCGAGTTGGCGTTGATGCGGACGCTGAAAAACGCGTTCGATCCGCTCGGACTGATGAATCCCGGCAAGGTACTGCCGGACTGA
- a CDS encoding DUF2069 domain-containing protein → MSHHTHQTPQSPPIPATQAAPHGAQGLRRLSIASLLALIVLSVAWELWLAPLRPGGSWLVLKALLLLLPLRGVLRGNLYTLQWSSMFILLFLAEGVVRGMTDTGPSASLAWIETALSIVFFFSTIFYLRPFKRAAKARAAAAR, encoded by the coding sequence ATGTCGCATCACACACATCAGACGCCGCAATCGCCCCCCATCCCCGCTACCCAGGCAGCGCCCCACGGCGCGCAAGGGCTGCGCAGGCTGAGCATTGCAAGTCTGCTCGCGCTGATCGTGCTGTCGGTCGCGTGGGAGCTGTGGCTCGCACCGTTGCGTCCCGGGGGCTCCTGGCTCGTCCTCAAGGCGCTACTCCTGCTGCTGCCATTACGCGGTGTGCTGCGCGGCAATCTGTACACGCTGCAATGGTCGAGCATGTTCATCCTGCTGTTTCTCGCAGAAGGTGTAGTACGCGGCATGACGGATACCGGGCCGTCGGCCTCGCTCGCATGGATCGAGACGGCACTGTCCATCGTGTTTTTCTTCTCGACGATCTTTTATCTGCGGCCCTTCAAGCGGGCGGCAAAAGCCCGCGCCGCAGCGGCACGCTAG
- the wrbA gene encoding NAD(P)H:quinone oxidoreductase, protein MTEILVLYYSRHGTTAQLAQCIAAGIDSVPGAQARVRTVPAVSTVCEASAPDIPDSGPPYVELRDLEECAGLALGSPTRFGNMAAALKYFLDGTTPQWLSGALAGKPACVFTSSASLHGGQESTLLSMMIPLLHHGMLLMGLPYTEPALSSTRTGGSPYGATHFAHDGNPLSAEERQLASALGARLARAAAKLAE, encoded by the coding sequence ATGACCGAAATTCTCGTCCTGTACTACAGCCGTCACGGCACCACCGCACAGCTCGCGCAATGCATCGCTGCCGGCATCGACAGCGTGCCCGGTGCGCAGGCCCGCGTGCGCACCGTTCCCGCCGTCTCGACCGTTTGCGAGGCCAGCGCACCGGACATTCCGGACAGCGGCCCGCCTTATGTCGAATTGCGCGATCTCGAGGAATGCGCCGGCCTGGCCCTCGGATCGCCCACGCGCTTCGGCAATATGGCGGCCGCGTTGAAGTACTTTCTCGACGGCACCACACCGCAATGGCTCTCTGGCGCACTGGCCGGGAAGCCCGCGTGCGTGTTCACGTCTAGCGCCAGCCTGCACGGCGGCCAGGAAAGCACGCTGCTGTCGATGATGATCCCCCTGCTGCATCACGGCATGTTGCTCATGGGGCTGCCTTACACAGAACCCGCGCTCTCGAGCACCCGTACCGGCGGCTCACCTTACGGGGCCACGCATTTCGCGCATGACGGCAACCCGCTCTCCGCCGAAGAGCGCCAGTTGGCCTCGGCACTCGGTGCGCGACTCGCACGCGCGGCCGCCAAGCTGGCAGAATGA